The genomic DNA ACACCCGTCATGGGACCTGCCTACAGCAGGTGCCTCCGGATACGATGCAGGAGGGAGGACTCCATCTGGCTTCTGTGGCATTCCTGCCCCCAGTGGAAAACGTGAATCTCATAATAAGGAATCATCAGATAAACCCAAATCgagggacattttataaaacaatcatGCTCCTATGCTTCAGAAACGTGAAGCTCATCAATGACGAAGACAGAACTGTTCCAGGCTAAAGGAGACCACAGAGATATGACAACTACATGCGATTCGTGAtcttggattggatcctggactGAGCAAAAAGGTAGCTATCGGACATTTTTGGGGACAGTTGACGACATTTGAATGGTACTTGTATCAATGCCCAATTTATTGCTTTTGATGACTGTACTGTAGTTGTGTAAGAGAACGTGCTTGTTCCTGGGAAGCACACATTGCAATATTTAGGGGGCAAGGGGCATGGTGCGCACAACACACTATCAGGTGGTTCggagaaaaaatagagaataatgatgaaacaaatgggagaaaatgtaaACAACTAGTGAAACTAGGTAAAGGTAAATGGGACTTCTTTGTGTTATTCTGGcaacttttctgtgtgtttgaaattatttcagaagCTATCCAGAAGGTGGAAACATTCTTCTTAGGTTAGTTAGATGTGACACTATATTTAAAAAGGATAAGACACTGTTTGGAAGAGGCACTCCCTAGTGAGTaggaggggagaagaagagggagggacACAGTCCTCTGCTCTGACCAAGGACTTTAATTAGAGGCAGATCCTCTCACAGTGGCTTTTTCAGGGGCTGGCGTGACTCTTGGTGGTGGCACAAGGATGCCTCAGACGTCTTCTCCTCCTCCAGGGGAGTTTCTGAATCAGTCTTCATGACTCCTGTccactctcctctctcctcctcctcctcctccatgtcCTCCATTCTCCTCCGGGAGGCTCTTCTGCAGCCGAGTGTATGCAGTGAACGACATGGGTGCTGTTAGCTAGAAGCCTCAGGGCCTCCCAATGAAGCACGTCTGGAATGGCCAGCGCTCCTGGGAGTAGCGATCTAGGTTCCTCTTGTAGAAATTGCCCGAGGAAGTTCGTGTATACAGAtctgaaaggagagaggaaataaTGATGCGGGGGTGAAGGCCTTGGAATTAGGCTTCTTGGATGAACTGTCCTGGTCGTTGGTATCCATCTCTGATCATTCCTGAGATTCATGAACCCTGTGGGAGCCAAGGTGGACCCCAGCCTAGGACTTGGAAGTCCTTTGTGATAGGAGTTTCTTGCAATGGGTTTTGCCTTGTATGACACTGGTGGCTTCAGTGATGGCAGTGTctggcaaggcacagtggcaTGGAAAGGAGAATCCTGGCTCTGACACTAACGTCGGTTCCCAGTGCACTTGTGGCAAGTCCCCTCCCCTCTGTGGGCCTCAGCCCTGTGGGGGTGGCAAAGGCAGAGGGAAGGATGGGCGAGCTAGTGGGACTCCTAGCTCCCTACCCTCAACTTAAGTAGAGCAGGTCCCCTTTGATATTTTGCAGAAACTGGACTGTGGGTGAGATTTTGTTTGCAAGGAGGGTTTAACTCTTAAGGTGACTGGGCTGGATGATCCTTATCTCTCTACAGCCTGGCCTCCTGCGGTGTTTGTGGGCTATGTGAGGTCACCTGGGCACAGAATCAGTGCCCAGCAACGTGGCTGCATTTCTTCTTCCTGGGCCGTGCCACTGCCCTGGGATTGGGCATCTGTCCTTCCATGGCCCAGAGGCATTTTGCCCCCAGCTGAACTATGCTCAATCCACAGGCATTTCCTGGCATTGTTTAGTTGCCTTGCGCCTGGCTGGATTGGAAGGAACAACAGGGAACAAAACCAATGGGAGCTCTTTTGGAACTTACTGTCTAGTGGCCAAAGTAGACATCACACAAACGTACGAAAATTACACATGCAAGATGATGCCACAAAGGGCTTAGGAGGAAAGTATGGATGTGTATTCTTTCCCCCCTAGACCTTCTCCTCCTCATGCACCTCCTAGCTTGGAGAATCACGGAATTGGGTCTTAGACTCCTGGAGTCTCTCCAGTGTGTTCTGGAACACGACTGCAGCTGCCAAATGGGAGTGGTCCCATCTCTCCTGTCATCCCACTCGGCTAATATCAATGGGGCCTGTCGTGAGGATGAggtccccctccccttcccaggggTTCCTGGTCAGCGTTAGCACCTGCATCTGGGACTTACCCTTAAAATCACTGCTGGTGAAGGAAGCTGTCTGTTTTGGACGGATCAGGGGTTGTCCTGAAGGCAGGCGGGAGGTTCCTTTAGCATGCTCGGGGGTTTGTCCACCAGGCACATTCTTCTGAAGCCGCCTATCTGGCGAGAAGAATGCCACAGGGTCAGGTGGGGCAGCTCAGATGAGCAGCGCACATGGGAAAGCGGTGGTTATTATGGGGTGGGAGTGTACCTGAATCTACCTCCTCCCGTCCCTGACGGCTTCTCCTCATAAGCAGATGTTGCATTCAAaatatgcattcattttaaacactgacttttttttctatttataagtgTATCatgatagaaaaaattaagaaatattgaaTCATATGGAGTAGGAAAAAAATGCCCCTAAACATCCCTCTTTCCAGATATTATCACAGTTCTAGCCTTCTTGCTCTGTGGCAGGGCCGAGATTTGATCTAGCATGTACAGTTCCAAAGGCAGGGCTATTAACCACTGTCTTCCTACTCTTTAGTCCAGGGCTTCTCAAACTATAACGTACATTCAAATTTACCTGGAGATCATGTCTCCAGGTGGTTTTGATTCCATAGGTCTGGAGCAGGTCTGAaaatgcatttctaacaagctcccaagtgGTGCTGACATTGCTAGTTCATGGACAACACTTTCAGTATAAGGCTTTCAACTCTCCTGTTTATTAGTTTGGGTACCTAGCcacccaaccccccccccctcGTTTTAAGTTGTAATTATCACTCCAAAGAGGCAGGAAGTCTGGAGGTATCTTAGCAGGGGAGGAATGAACAAACTGGGCTCTAGAGAGGCCACACAGTGTGTTCTTATCTGGTACCTACCATGGGCTGGTGGCTGATGCCCTTGGATTTGGTTGGGATCATTGCAGTTGCTGATGACGCAGGACTCCTCACACTCTCTGCAGCATAAACAGAAGATCTTCCAGGCCGAACTTTGGTTGGCTGCTGTGGGAGGGAAAGGAATGGTGGCCATGAGTGTTGGGGCCGGAATTCCAGATGCCTGTTGGAAATTGACTGTGGTGTGGGGCACAGTGGGTCTCCTCCCCTGAGGCTTAAtactcctcccctctcccaaaTCTTCTGCAGCTCGCCATGGCCAGGAGGTCCAGGCCCTTCtgcccaggctgccctgggcTGCCAGGCTGCCATTTTCAATATTCTATGCAAAATTTTCTTACCCATGGAAAGGAGTTGAAGCCTCTACTCTGCCACCTTTGTCTGTAGAAGTGCTTTCTTGTTGAGTGAGCCGATCTTAAATTTGAGCCCAGTTCATTGGACAGGGCTGTTACCTAAATAGATATAAGACCACAGCTGAACAATGTTAGTTGTTTATCTGTATTCACACTCCAGATAGGATCCAACTATAGCGAAATCCCAGCTCATGCAGAAATGCACATAAACATACTCAGGTATTTTAGATGGATCTGTGCCCTACCCCATTTCTAGGTGCATGTTCTTGGGTAGATTCTGTACCCTTTTTCAGCCTCACTTATCATGTGGAAAATGAGAATGGAAGTGCCTACTTTGCAGAAGTAAAGggttaaacacatgaaaaatgacCCCTATGGTGCCAGGTATACAATAAGCGCTCAGTCAATGGTCATTCCATTTTCCCCATTGGCTTCAAATTATCCCAGCTGTTCCAGGTCCCATGAGGAAGCACATAGTCTTATGGATTTAAATCCTGGTTTTGTCACTAACTTGCTGTATGGCCTTGGGTAAGTTCATGCTTGTTTCTGTGTCTCGTGCTCCTTATCAGTAATAAGAGGAAGTTAGACTAGACATCTCTTCAAGAATCTTTCTAGTTCTGAGAGTCCAGAATGATAAGACGATGTTCTACTCCCAGTCTTCTTTCCAGATCTTTGGATACATCCTGTTCTCACTCCCCTTTTTGTGGCAGAGCCACCTTTTAGGAAATTCTTATCATGGTATTGGTTAGGTGCTTCTCGCAACACACAATTCACTATGTAAGTTGCTTCCCTCAATAGGCACTTACTTTTCACTTTCTCCACTGCTGTATCCTGGCCAGAGCCATCATCTCCTGCCTGAATTATTACCATACCCTCTTACCTGGTCTCCCTGTTTCTTTTACCCTTGACCCCCTTAATAATTAATACAAAAGTTGGGGTAGTTCtgttaaaatgtgttttgttacCCTTCTGCTCAAAACTTCCAATTGGAtataatagatgaagaaatataGTATTGAAGTAAGAAATTAAAACTCTGAAatagaatcaaatagaaattctaattCTGTAAAAACCACTatctgaaggaaaaatatattggATAGgattaacaacagactagacaaagcagaagaaatgatcagtgaacttgaaaaaagtttaatagaaattatccaaactgaaccagaaagagaaaaaagacttaaaaagcaTGAAGGGAGCAGGAGTGACTTGAAGGTTACTACCAAGCTGACTAACATACATTTATAGACATGTATACAGAACATACCTCAGAAGGATAGGGTCagcaaaaatatttcaagcaatAATGGCTGTaagttttccaaatttgatggaaAGAATCTATGTAAGTACTCAGTGAGcactaaacagaaaaaaacaaaaaagacacattatcatcaaatagctaaaaattaaaGAGTAAGATCTTAAAAGCAACCAGAATAAATAAAGGCACCACACATTGGGAAACAGGACAAGAACGACAGCTGATTTTGCATCAGAAACAATGCATACAAAAAGAcaatggagggggaaaaaaagacaatgaagtaaaaagttctgaaagaaaaaaaagaacttgtaaACCCAGAACTTCATTTcaatgaaaatatccttcaataattaaggcaaaatgaagacattttaagacaatcaaaaatgaagagaatttgtCTTTAGGAGACACAGGCTATAAAAACATGCTAAAAGattgaaggaaaatgataccagatggaatTCATAGCTACAGAAAGGGATGAAGAGGATAAGAAATGGTAAACGTGGGGATAAatgcaaaagtttttttttttttcttttagttctttagttCCTCCTCCCCCCAGTAAGGTAAAGTGGTTTACCTTATTCCTCAGATGAAAACCCAGAGTTCTTAC from Microcebus murinus isolate Inina chromosome 12, M.murinus_Inina_mat1.0, whole genome shotgun sequence includes the following:
- the TEX48 gene encoding testis-expressed protein 48, which codes for MAANQSSAWKIFCLCCRECEESCVISNCNDPNQIQGHQPPAHDRRLQKNVPGGQTPEHAKGTSRLPSGQPLIRPKQTASFTSSDFKDLYTRTSSGNFYKRNLDRYSQERWPFQTCFIGRP